From one uncultured Methanoregula sp. genomic stretch:
- a CDS encoding ABC transporter permease: protein MTYLIYVAMFGAGATIFLWLRDARIFFRTGLAGYRKAAYMGVLYGALAGLGLQITYRVPDFEILGLGLILAGIYLVTNQKKEKVWKNETTFQRFLGSVPINRTNKK from the coding sequence ATGACGTATCTCATCTATGTCGCGATGTTTGGTGCAGGGGCAACGATCTTCCTCTGGCTGCGCGATGCCCGGATCTTCTTCCGGACCGGCCTTGCCGGTTACCGGAAAGCCGCGTACATGGGGGTTCTCTACGGGGCTCTCGCGGGACTCGGTCTCCAGATAACGTATCGCGTGCCCGATTTCGAGATCCTCGGTCTCGGCCTGATCCTCGCCGGCATCTACCTGGTTACCAACCAGAAGAAGGAGAAGGTCTGGAAAAATGAGACAACGTTCCAGCGGTTCCTTGGCAGCGTACCGATCAACAGGACGAATAAAAAATAA
- the larB gene encoding nickel pincer cofactor biosynthesis protein LarB, with translation MPANRALQELLEQYRKGELSADAAAEALEGLRLERVGDFACLDLGRNVRCGMPEVVLAEGKDPGHLAEIAIRLAGSAGRCIITRVSPDQVVAVRNRADTEGVPVEHRESGRILILGSGPVPKPGGGIVAIITAGTSDIRVAEEARVIAEEMGCVVKTAYDVGAAGIHRLFPALKPLLSAHAFVVCAGREGTLPAVVAGIVDKPVIGVPVSVGYGYMGQGQAALASMLQSCSVVAVVNIDAGFTAGAFAARIANGAVKQ, from the coding sequence ATGCCAGCAAACCGGGCATTGCAGGAACTGCTTGAACAGTACAGGAAAGGAGAGTTGAGTGCCGATGCTGCAGCTGAAGCCCTCGAGGGGCTGCGGCTTGAACGGGTCGGGGATTTTGCCTGCCTTGATCTTGGGCGCAATGTACGGTGCGGCATGCCGGAGGTGGTCCTTGCCGAAGGAAAGGATCCCGGCCACCTCGCGGAGATCGCCATCCGTCTTGCCGGATCAGCCGGGCGCTGTATTATTACAAGGGTGAGTCCCGACCAGGTCGTCGCAGTCAGGAACCGGGCAGATACTGAGGGTGTTCCGGTCGAACACCGCGAATCCGGCCGCATCCTTATCCTTGGCAGCGGGCCTGTGCCAAAACCCGGGGGGGGGATCGTTGCGATCATCACCGCAGGCACCTCAGACATCCGGGTTGCAGAAGAGGCACGGGTCATTGCCGAGGAGATGGGTTGCGTTGTGAAGACCGCTTATGATGTCGGGGCGGCAGGTATCCACCGGCTCTTCCCGGCATTAAAACCACTCCTTTCTGCGCATGCCTTCGTTGTTTGTGCCGGCAGGGAGGGAACACTTCCCGCAGTTGTTGCAGGTATTGTTGACAAACCCGTAATCGGTGTCCCTGTGAGCGTGGGATACGGATACATGGGGCAGGGGCAGGCAGCCCTCGCGAGCATGCTCCAGTCCTGTTCTGTCGTGGCCGTTGTCAACATCGATGCAGGATTCACGGCGGGTGCATTTGCCGCACGTATCGCAAACGGAGCAGTGAAACAATGA
- a CDS encoding nicotinamide-nucleotide adenylyltransferase has translation MKRGFYIGRFQPYHNGHQAVLEHIAGEVDEIIIGVGSAQLSHQVDNPFTAGERVLMITRSLNHLGCPFYVIPIEDIQRNALWVAHVRSMAPPFETCYSSNPLVMQLFQEAGVQVQSPAMYEREILSGTEIRSRMLEGKPWEDLVPPAVVKVIREIGGVSRLRQIARED, from the coding sequence ATGAAACGCGGATTTTATATCGGGAGATTCCAGCCATACCACAACGGACACCAGGCCGTGCTCGAACATATTGCAGGAGAAGTGGACGAGATCATCATCGGGGTCGGCAGCGCCCAGCTATCTCACCAGGTAGACAACCCGTTCACTGCCGGAGAGCGGGTCCTCATGATCACGCGTTCACTCAACCACCTTGGCTGCCCGTTCTATGTCATCCCGATAGAAGATATCCAGCGCAATGCACTCTGGGTTGCCCATGTCCGGTCCATGGCCCCGCCGTTCGAGACCTGTTACTCCTCAAACCCGCTGGTTATGCAGCTGTTCCAGGAAGCAGGCGTCCAGGTCCAGTCACCTGCGATGTATGAACGGGAGATCCTGAGCGGAACCGAGATCCGCTCCCGTATGCTGGAAGGAAAACCCTGGGAAGACCTTGTCCCCCCGGCAGTTGTCAAGGTCATCAGGGAGATTGGCGGCGTGAGCCGTTTGCGCCAGATAGCGCGCGAGGATTAG
- a CDS encoding metallophosphoesterase — translation MGTLIFSDVHADAAAVGALASCIRDPSFSQAFGPLDLLVNLGDLLHRGSRPQETLEKVHTLSQEYRLVSVLGNHDHAFLHGILVSGSDAASTYRHEQLRDSPLLSIFNTMPMEWSDQGMLFVHGGPMDLGNQTLRLKCWQRLSHESGDFFTGYHYTAPMAFETLEKRGLTHLCCGHQHEHICCRKTTEGIVQQTLDFEPLTLKGDRQLELEVARVPLDVPTILRVGGCHGYAPEFAYTDYSTFSFIRIIS, via the coding sequence ATGGGTACCCTAATATTTTCGGATGTACATGCTGATGCAGCGGCTGTCGGTGCACTTGCTTCCTGTATCAGGGATCCATCCTTTTCCCAAGCGTTTGGCCCTCTTGATCTTCTCGTGAATCTCGGGGATCTCCTTCACCGTGGAAGCCGGCCCCAGGAAACCCTTGAGAAGGTCCATACCCTCTCGCAGGAATATCGCCTTGTCTCTGTTCTCGGGAACCATGACCATGCGTTCCTCCACGGCATACTGGTGAGCGGCAGCGATGCGGCAAGTACGTACCGTCACGAGCAGTTGCGGGATTCCCCCCTCCTGTCCATCTTCAACACCATGCCCATGGAATGGTCGGACCAGGGCATGCTCTTTGTCCATGGGGGCCCCATGGACCTCGGGAACCAGACGCTCCGGCTGAAATGCTGGCAGCGCCTCTCGCACGAGTCCGGCGATTTTTTCACCGGTTACCATTACACGGCACCCATGGCGTTTGAAACCCTTGAAAAGCGCGGACTGACCCACCTCTGCTGCGGCCACCAGCACGAGCATATCTGCTGCAGGAAGACTACGGAGGGGATTGTCCAGCAAACGCTTGACTTTGAACCGCTCACCCTGAAAGGTGACCGGCAACTCGAGCTGGAAGTAGCCCGGGTTCCCCTGGATGTCCCCACGATCCTGCGGGTCGGGGGATGTCACGGGTACGCTCCCGAATTTGCGTACACGGACTATTCTACGTTCTCCTTCATCCGGATCATCTCCTGA
- a CDS encoding LytS/YhcK type 5TM receptor domain-containing protein — MDFSVLTQLNVLLQLMCVIIVAAYLLTRSRIFPEILDGRTTVTTQVILVLFFGALSVYGTISGVEFMGSVVNVRDLGPMLAGLLAGPWVGIGAGLIGAAYRFSMGGITVYSCSVTAVFAGLFGGLIWLYCKKKFAGWKIAVLFAILMEIFHMVLTLLIARPFDAALAIVGRVYIPMILANAIGMFVFAYMVRNFQNEQKIQAERDALIREKET; from the coding sequence ATGGACTTTTCAGTACTCACCCAGCTCAATGTGCTCCTGCAGCTCATGTGCGTGATCATTGTGGCAGCATACCTCCTGACCCGGAGCCGGATCTTCCCGGAGATCCTTGACGGCCGCACAACAGTCACCACCCAGGTAATCCTTGTCCTCTTCTTCGGTGCCCTTTCCGTGTACGGGACGATCAGCGGTGTCGAGTTCATGGGCTCGGTCGTGAACGTCCGCGACCTCGGCCCCATGCTTGCCGGCCTCCTTGCCGGCCCGTGGGTTGGCATTGGCGCGGGACTGATAGGCGCTGCCTACCGGTTCAGCATGGGCGGCATCACCGTTTACTCCTGCTCGGTCACCGCAGTCTTTGCCGGGCTTTTCGGCGGGCTCATCTGGCTGTACTGCAAAAAGAAATTTGCCGGCTGGAAAATCGCAGTACTCTTTGCCATCCTCATGGAGATCTTCCACATGGTACTCACGCTCCTCATCGCCCGCCCGTTCGATGCGGCGCTGGCGATAGTCGGGAGAGTGTACATCCCCATGATCCTTGCAAACGCCATTGGCATGTTCGTCTTTGCCTATATGGTCAGGAATTTCCAGAACGAGCAGAAAATCCAGGCTGAACGCGATGCCCTGATCCGGGAAAAGGAAACATAA